A section of the Deinococcus sp. KNUC1210 genome encodes:
- a CDS encoding MerR family transcriptional regulator: MRGRLFISRFAVLTGLSPKTLRYYDEIDLLCPAEVDDLTSYRSYSVAQIDRAVRIRRWRELGLPLDEIRMLLDQPDRQAEVLVRHEKRLRAEIEDRQSSLLTLRTYLTEEPMKYRTEHLPARQTLSIRTRLQPPHYEVIPDALQEVTMYAKARGYQMQRPSFFVHDNHDTGEGSLVEVCVPVVGDVEGDGRIEVRTFEGGMAFIGRFVGAYDKTGTAYAVVVDEAVRRDLRLTGVTAEFYVKSVPDTPNPEAYETDIAFFLEAVDTSQ; the protein is encoded by the coding sequence ATGCGAGGTCGCCTGTTCATCTCCCGGTTTGCCGTCCTGACCGGTCTGTCTCCAAAGACGTTGCGGTACTACGACGAGATCGATCTGCTGTGTCCGGCAGAAGTCGACGACCTCACCAGTTACCGCTCTTACAGTGTCGCGCAGATCGACCGGGCCGTCCGGATCCGCCGGTGGCGCGAACTGGGCCTGCCGCTGGATGAGATCCGAATGCTGCTCGACCAGCCCGACCGGCAAGCGGAGGTGCTTGTCCGGCACGAGAAACGGTTGCGTGCGGAGATTGAGGACCGTCAGTCCTCGCTGCTGACATTGCGTACATACCTCACGGAGGAACCTATGAAGTACCGCACCGAACATCTGCCCGCCCGACAGACACTCAGCATCCGCACGCGTCTCCAACCCCCACACTACGAGGTGATCCCCGACGCCCTGCAGGAAGTGACGATGTACGCGAAGGCCCGAGGCTACCAGATGCAACGCCCGAGCTTCTTCGTACACGACAACCACGACACGGGTGAGGGAAGCCTCGTAGAGGTATGTGTGCCAGTGGTGGGGGACGTCGAAGGCGACGGCCGCATTGAGGTGAGGACGTTCGAGGGGGGCATGGCGTTCATCGGGCGATTCGTGGGGGCCTACGACAAGACGGGGACTGCATACGCCGTGGTGGTGGACGAGGCGGTGCGGCGTGACCTCAGGCTCACAGGGGTGACTGCGGAGTTCTACGTGAAAAGCGTTCCGGATACGCCGAATCCCGAGGCGTACGAGACGGACATCGCGTTCTTTCTGGAGGCAGTGGACACTTCACAGTAA